The following are encoded together in the Robertmurraya sp. FSL R5-0851 genome:
- a CDS encoding YtrH family sporulation protein: MIVVGEQPYISILIDAYFIALGVLLGGALIGGLSAFLTGKPMLTEIYRISTSIRIWAIIAAIGGTFDTVYSFEKGFLDGGTKDIFKQFLLILTAMGGAQTGATIINWLTQEHI, from the coding sequence ATGATTGTTGTGGGCGAACAACCGTATATATCAATTTTAATAGATGCCTACTTTATTGCTCTAGGTGTTTTATTAGGCGGAGCGCTCATCGGGGGGCTTTCTGCATTCTTGACCGGAAAACCAATGCTAACGGAAATTTACCGTATATCAACTTCGATACGGATTTGGGCAATTATCGCTGCGATAGGCGGAACATTTGATACAGTTTATAGCTTTGAAAAAGGATTCTTAGATGGTGGAACAAAGGATATCTTTAAACAATTCCTGCTCATTCTTACTGCTATGGGTGGTGCACAAACGGGAGCAACGATCATTAACTGGTTAACTCAGGAGCATATTTAA
- the ytrI gene encoding sporulation membrane protein YtrI, with product MRIPPFYRLRAVQQFIAGMALGGVISWCIFLYIYGDWQERYSKELKLQEETIKDLKNEKNIWQNDYRELNKKNEELLIVQDIKIKISQKYQIDSFSIYEVEEAIKEDINPLLKMDIDTAYKSSDWVKKVIENRTHRINDKRYQVKVKEIVFYTTLSIQLEMQLANN from the coding sequence ATGAGAATTCCGCCTTTCTACCGACTTCGTGCTGTCCAGCAGTTTATTGCAGGAATGGCGTTAGGTGGTGTAATCAGTTGGTGTATATTTCTTTATATTTACGGTGATTGGCAAGAAAGATACTCAAAAGAGCTAAAGCTGCAAGAGGAAACCATTAAGGATTTGAAGAATGAGAAAAATATTTGGCAAAATGACTATCGGGAGTTAAACAAGAAAAACGAAGAACTTCTTATTGTCCAAGACATTAAAATTAAAATCAGCCAAAAATACCAAATAGACTCATTTAGTATCTATGAAGTGGAAGAAGCCATTAAAGAGGATATCAACCCTTTGTTAAAAATGGATATTGATACAGCCTATAAAAGTAGTGATTGGGTTAAAAAGGTTATTGAAAATCGGACACACAGGATAAACGATAAAAGATACCAAGTCAAAGTAAAGGAAATTGTGTTTTATAC